The Clostridium sp. DL-VIII DNA window CTCCAAAGCCTAAACCAGCTAAAAAATCAGAAGTCACATATTGTATATAATCATTCATATATCTTTTACTTGCAGGAATAAATTCATTGTGTAAGCCCGCCATGTCTCCAAAAGGTCTAACAAGTTTAACATTCAAATCGTCATAAAAGTCCTTAACTTCATTGCATCTACGCTTCAACTCGTCTATGTCTGGCGCAGATACCCTTACCACATAGCTAAGCTTATACATTGACTCCTTGCTCTGATCTAAATTTGTTTCAAGCTCATTTACACTGTCCAAGGCTTCCATAACATTTGAGCTTGTTTCTGTATTACTTTCCAAAGCGTGGTTATCAAGGTCTTTTAATTCCTTTTTCTTATTACGAATGGTAGATAAAGCTTTTTTATTTGCTACTATTTCTACATTCATACTTGTATCAATGGGAAAAGTAAATTGCTGCTGCTGATAATAAAAAATTTCTGATGAAGGAAAATCCAATTCTCCAACAATGGAATTAATGGTAAAGTAAGTGACATAGGATGTTGATTCTTCATGTTCAATTTTTAAATATCGCTGGTTTTCTTCAACCAGACAGCGAGTAGGCTTCAATAAATCATAACGTTTTACCAAGGTTTCCTCTTTGAATTTCTTACTAGTCAAATAATACTCATAATCTTCATAGGCTGTTCCTGTCTGACCATATAAATGTTCAATAAGATATCCAAAATCATTTTTATCTAAACGACGAACTTTAAAACGACGTGAAATCTTATTCTCTAGTAATTTTTCCATCTTTGTAAAACGTCCAATTTCATTATTACTCATTGAAACAAAGTCACCCATAAATTTATGATTTACTTCATTTAAGAAATCAGAAAGTGCATTTATTGCTTCTTTTTTAAGATTCTTTATTGTTACTTCCTGTTCATTTAGCAACAGCTTAAAACCAATAAAAAATCTATAGTCAATCTGATTATCACCAATCATAGAAACTAGAGCCTCTGCTTGCTCGTCTATTTTTTTATATGCAACTTCTTTTAGCCTGCCTGTCACTTCCTGCTTGGAGCGTTCTTGTGTTGCTCGTATACTGGATTCTGTACTAATCTGCAAGGCATGAATTTTACCGTCATGATTTTGTGCAATCAGCTGGCGAAAGCTGTCATGCACGATAAATTTCTGTTCTGCTGACAGAAAGGAATAATTATAAGGAATCAGTTCATAGTAGGCAAAACATTCTCCATCATGATTCCATACCAAATTATTTTCAATATATTTAATTGGATATGCCATAAACTTCACTCCTTACTATTGTTATTGCCTCGTTCATCCTCTGGTTGTGAAGCTTCACTGGTTTACCTGCATAAGTTACTTTTGGTCTAATAATGTACGCAATAAAAGATTTTAAAAATCCATAAGGCTTCTTTCCATCAAAGGTCTTCTGACACATAAACCAAGTTATCCCCATTGGAATTCCAAAATATTTTAAAAAAGCCCCATTTATCATAGAAAGTGGCGGTATATTTTCTAGCAGCATAACAACAAACAGTGACAAAACAAACCATGTCATTTGCGTAAAGGTAATTGGAAATGGTAACTTAAAATCATTAATAGAATAAAGCACTTTTTCCACTGACCATATACTTGTATAACTTCTTATTTTTTTCATGTGATGCTCCTTTCTTTTTACAATAGAAAAAAAGCAGTTCCATAAATAAGAACTGCCCCATAAAATCAGTTATTTAATTGTTATCCTATATATTCAAAAACACCATGAGCTGTAACAAGAAAGTTTCCATTTAACTCTAAATCTCGTCCATAAGATTCATAGTCAATGTAATCTTGAAGACTAGCTGGCATTTCTCCAAATGTTCCTGTTTCTTTAATAACATAACGTGCTACATCGTCCATATCATCGCAATCTGGATAATAGATAATATCGTCAACATGTTCTGCCATTTCTTCAAAACTGCTGAAAAAGCTTGTCTGAATTTCTCTCATTTCAAATTCAATATGTGTTCCTTCAAGTTCTTCAGCCAAAGCACATAAACGATTAATTTCCTCAATCGGAGTATATTCGTCAATATCAAAAGGTAATTCATAATCATGTATGGCATACTCTTCATATTCACCATTTAAGCCTATTTTTTCTTTCATGTCTTCTATGTCAATAGGTGGAGTAAACCAAGCTCCAACCAATTCACCTTCGTTGTATTTACCTAAATTTGCAATATAAACATGCATCTCCATATAACAACATCAAATCCTTTCTAAAATTAAGTATAAAAAAACAGCAAACCTCACTAGATTCACTGTTTTAATTTGAATTAACTTTCTTTATTGAATAATTTATTTATTTATTATTATGCTCCTATAATTTTATTGAACAATTGTAATAGAATATCCTTAACTCCAGATGCATTGAATACAAGGCCAACTGCAATTAAAGCAATAACTAAAAATCCAATAAGTTTTGAAAACTCACGTTTGAATCCTAAATATACTCCAATAACCACAATTGCCATAAGTACTAAAGATTGAGCATTCGATAAAAACCAATTGTATAAATTTTGTCCGAAATTCATAAAATTTCTCCTCTCATTATTTAAATTATTTGACAGGCAGCCTTTTAGTTATCACCTCCTTAACTATAGCCGCCTGCTGTTTTAAAATTTTCTCATGTTTTTCTTTAAGCTCTGCATTGGTTATGATTTCATTTATAAATTGTGTGTTATTAATTTCATCAAGTTTCATAGCCATTTTTAAAGTTGGTGCAACTTGCCGAGAAATCCAATTCAAAGTTTTTCTGAATGAATAAGGTTCTGGCTTTGTCGTAAGTTTCATAGATTCTCGATTTTCTCCAATAAACCAAGCCCATTCATTATTTAATTTCCAATCGCTGCGAGGTTTTTTATCCTCTTTATCCACAAAACGAACATATCTGTTGATAATTTTAAAAGCTGTGCTCTCTGGATTGTCATAATACATCAAATCTCTAATAGCGTAATAAGCTCTTTCATTTTTTAATCTAATTTCAAACCGATTTTTAACTTCTGCATCTTCTATTGGAATATTATTTTTCTTATACTGTTCATAATCTTTTTCATAAATACAAAAGTAAACCTCACTTTGTAATGAACCAATATATAACGTATTTCCCATGCACTCCTTTTCATCTTTGCGTACAAGTTCACCACTTCTACAATTCTTAAATCTGCGGAAAACTGAAACACATTCCTCATTCCTGCATTTTTCTGTGAGGTTAGGAATATTTAAAATTCCTAATTTGTCATTTATAGCGAGATCAAGCCGTTTCATTACACCACCTTCCCCCAGTGCATCCATAAAAAATTCATACCAGCTTCGCTCCTGTGCAAGAAGATAATTTTCAAACTGACGGCAGCCACGCCCTTTCAGTTCCACAAGCACGCCTTTTTCTTCTTCTCCAGATACAAGTATAAAAATATCACCCATGCAATAATGTTCTGAATAAGAGTAAAAACCATAATCTTCATGAAGCATATAGGACAGTTTCAGCCTCAAAACATCTTCTACAATATGCTTAACATCAAGTGTTGGAAATCGAATCCTAACATAATCAAATAGCATTTCCAACGGTGAATCTGGATTAAAGCGTTCTAATGCTTTTGAAATAGATAATTGAAGCTCTGCTGATGGACTAACCTTGCCAGTTTCAATGTCACTTAAATACTGCCTTGTAATACCAGCAGCTACTGCAAGCTTGTTTTGTGAAATGCCATATTCATTCCTCTTTTCTTTTAATTCTTTCACCCATGAGCTTTCTTCCAATAAAAATTCCTCCAATCAAAAAAGCGCATATCAACT harbors:
- a CDS encoding ATP-binding protein, producing MAYPIKYIENNLVWNHDGECFAYYELIPYNYSFLSAEQKFIVHDSFRQLIAQNHDGKIHALQISTESSIRATQERSKQEVTGRLKEVAYKKIDEQAEALVSMIGDNQIDYRFFIGFKLLLNEQEVTIKNLKKEAINALSDFLNEVNHKFMGDFVSMSNNEIGRFTKMEKLLENKISRRFKVRRLDKNDFGYLIEHLYGQTGTAYEDYEYYLTSKKFKEETLVKRYDLLKPTRCLVEENQRYLKIEHEESTSYVTYFTINSIVGELDFPSSEIFYYQQQQFTFPIDTSMNVEIVANKKALSTIRNKKKELKDLDNHALESNTETSSNVMEALDSVNELETNLDQSKESMYKLSYVVRVSAPDIDELKRRCNEVKDFYDDLNVKLVRPFGDMAGLHNEFIPASKRYMNDYIQYVTSDFLAGLGFGATQMLGETEGIYIGYNLDTGRNVYLKPALASQGVKGSVTNALAAAFVGSLGGGKSFSNNMIVYYSVLFGAQAVIVDPKSERGNWKETLPEIAEEINIVNLTSEESNKGLLDPYVIMKRPKDSESLAIDILTFLTGISSRDGEKFPVLRKAIRAVTKSEKRGLLLIIDELRAENTTISNSIAEHIESFIDYDFAHLLFSDGSISQSISLEKQLNIIQVADLVLPDKETSFEEYTTMELLSVAMLIVISTFALDFIHSDRSIFKIVDLDEAWSFLQVAQGKTLSMKLVRAGRAMNAGVYFVTQNTDDLLDEKLKNNLGLKFAFRSTDINEIKKTLEFFGVDKEDENNQKRLRDLENGQCLVRDLYGRVGVIQFHTIFEELLHAFDTRPPVRKEVKQ
- a CDS encoding conjugal transfer protein, which encodes MKKIRSYTSIWSVEKVLYSINDFKLPFPITFTQMTWFVLSLFVVMLLENIPPLSMINGAFLKYFGIPMGITWFMCQKTFDGKKPYGFLKSFIAYIIRPKVTYAGKPVKLHNQRMNEAITIVRSEVYGISN
- a CDS encoding antirestriction protein ArdA; the protein is MEMHVYIANLGKYNEGELVGAWFTPPIDIEDMKEKIGLNGEYEEYAIHDYELPFDIDEYTPIEEINRLCALAEELEGTHIEFEMREIQTSFFSSFEEMAEHVDDIIYYPDCDDMDDVARYVIKETGTFGEMPASLQDYIDYESYGRDLELNGNFLVTAHGVFEYIG
- the mobT gene encoding MobT family relaxase: MEEFLLEESSWVKELKEKRNEYGISQNKLAVAAGITRQYLSDIETGKVSPSAELQLSISKALERFNPDSPLEMLFDYVRIRFPTLDVKHIVEDVLRLKLSYMLHEDYGFYSYSEHYCMGDIFILVSGEEEKGVLVELKGRGCRQFENYLLAQERSWYEFFMDALGEGGVMKRLDLAINDKLGILNIPNLTEKCRNEECVSVFRRFKNCRSGELVRKDEKECMGNTLYIGSLQSEVYFCIYEKDYEQYKKNNIPIEDAEVKNRFEIRLKNERAYYAIRDLMYYDNPESTAFKIINRYVRFVDKEDKKPRSDWKLNNEWAWFIGENRESMKLTTKPEPYSFRKTLNWISRQVAPTLKMAMKLDEINNTQFINEIITNAELKEKHEKILKQQAAIVKEVITKRLPVK